One region of Brassica napus cultivar Da-Ae chromosome A10, Da-Ae, whole genome shotgun sequence genomic DNA includes:
- the LOC106369559 gene encoding mitogen-activated protein kinase kinase kinase 18-like — MEEQNWIRGPTIGRGSTATVSLAITNSGELFAVKSAELSSSAVLQREQSVLSKLSSPYVVKYIGSNVTTENGQPMYNLLMEYVSGGSIHDLIKKSGGKLPEPEIRFYTRQILKGLMYLHGQGIVHCDLKSQNVMVGGETAKIADLGCAKMAGNESLEFSGTPAFMSPEVARGEEQSFPADVWALGCMVIEMATGLSPWPELNDVVGAIYKIGFTGESPEIPECLSEKGKDFLTNCLRRDPKQRWAVEELLQHPFLDEEDKTQILSCCCLNSSSPSTVLDQGFWDSCETSRSRLIQDPFANSFNMWDSSAADRIKKLVGDENSGVPEWLTAEDGWIEVRGNEEIEKRNEDEEEDENCVEATSSEEDDDGGFENWILDQEDSLLFEYSFIENNLFYFYPSNLFEEDNIILYYDHLEYGFVQKDDGNNNKNNFFSHVTVLFYKF; from the coding sequence ATGGAGGAACAAAACTGGATAAGAGGACCAACCATAGGCCGAGGCTCAACCGCCACTGTCTCGCTAGCAATCACGAACTCAGGTGAACTCTTCGCCGTCAAATCCGCTGAGCTTTCTTCATCGGCGGTTTTGCAGAGAGAACAATCGGTTTTGTCGAAATTGAGCTCTCCTTACGTAGTCAAGTACATTGGGTCTAATGTGACGACGGAGAACGGCCAACCGATGTACAATCTCCTCATGGAATATGTTTCCGGCGGGAGTATTCAcgatttgatcaaaaaatccGGCGGGAAGTTACCGGAGCCGGAGATTAGATTCTACACACGTCAGATATTGAAAGGTTTGATGTATCTTCACGGACAAGGAATCGTTCACTGCGATTTGAAGAGCCAAAATGTTATGGTCGGAGGAGAAACCGCAAAGATCGCCGATCTGGGATGTGCTAAAATGGCGGGAAACGAAAGTTTAGAATTTTCCGGTACACCGGCGTTTATGTCACCGGAGGTGGCGCGTGGTGAAGAGCAGAGTTTCCCGGCTGATGTGTGGGCTTTGGGGTGTATGGTGATAGAGATGGCTACAGGTTTAAGTCCTTGGCCGGAGCTAAACGACGTCGTGGGTGCTATTTACAAGATTGGTTTCACCGGCGAGTCGCCGGAGATTCCGGAGTGTTTGTCGGAGAAAGGCAAAGACTTTTTGACGAATTGTCTGAGAAGAGATCCGAAACAGAGATGGGCTGTTGAAGAGTTGCTTCAACACCCGTTTCTTGATGAAGAAGACAAAACTCAAATTTTGTCTTGTTGCTGTCTGAATTCTTCTTCTCCCAGTACTGTGTTGGATCAAGGTTTCTGGGATTCATGTGAAACCTCGAGAAGTCGATTAATTCAAGACCCATTTGCAAATTCTTTTAATATGTGGGATTCTTCAGCTGCTGATCGGATCAAGAAACTCGTCGGAGATGAGAATTCCGGCGTGCCGGAGTGGTTAACGGCGGAGGATGGTTGGATTGAAGTTAGAGGCAACGAGGAGATAGAGAAACGTAACGAAGACGAAGAGGAAGATGAGAATTGCGTTGAAGCAACGTCATCGGAGGAAGACGATGATGGAGGATTTGAGAATTGgatcttggatcaagaagacaGCTTATTATTTGAATATTCTTTCATTGAGAataaccttttttatttttaccctAGTAACCTCTTTGAAGAGGATAACATTATTCTATACTATGATCATCTTGAATATGGTTTTGTACAAAAAGATGATGGAAACAATAATAAGAATAATTTCTTTAGCCACGTTACAGTTTTATTTTACAAGTTCTAG